Proteins from one Anthonomus grandis grandis chromosome 8, icAntGran1.3, whole genome shotgun sequence genomic window:
- the LOC126739332 gene encoding E3 ubiquitin-protein ligase ZNRF1 isoform X2, whose amino-acid sequence MGAKLSTTNEGSQSPRTRAFSTSSSTEVVATPGFRFMRSLGMENDRQRASVPDLHGSSAHDSHHHSENGGTNLGTEVSVGGSPGADTDSSAGEEGAHGGGLIGHAAAAALTRVYAAHSLPGHIWSLNGIKCPVCSKFVVPDDIECHLLMCLTKPRLSYNEDVLTDDKGECVICLEELSQGDIIARLPCLCIYHKSCIDQWFEVNRSCPEHPGD is encoded by the exons ATGGGGGCAAAATTAAGTACTACAAATGAGGGTTCGCAGAGCCCTAGGACCAGAGCCTTTTCTACTAGCAGTAGCACCGAAGTTGTTGCCACACCTGGATTCAGGTTTATGAGGTCTTTAGGCATGGAAAATGACAGACAAAGAGCCAG TGTTCCTGACCTTCATGGTAGTTCAGCCCATGACTCTCACCATCACTCTGAGAATGGGGGTACCAACTTGGGCACAGAGGTGTCTGTAGGCGGTAGTCCAGGAGCTGATACAGACAGCAGTGCAGGTGAAGAGGGAGCCCATGGTGGAGGGTTAATTGGGCATGCTGCTGCTGCCGCCTTGACTAGAGTTTATGCTGCTCATTCTTTGCCTGGCCATATATGGAGTCTAAATG gtaTCAAATGTCCCGTGTGCAGTAAATTCGTGGTTCCCGACGATATAGAATGCCACCTGTTGATGTGCTTGACGAAACCCCGCCTTTCATACAACG AAGATGTGTTAACAGACGACAAAGGGGAATGCGTTATTTGCCTGGAGGAACTAAGTCAAGGAGACATTATTGCCAGGTTGCCTTGCCTTTGTATATATCATAAaag TTGTATAGACCAATGGTTTGAAGTGAACCGCTCTTGTCCCGAACATCCAGGGGATTAG
- the LOC126739332 gene encoding E3 ubiquitin-protein ligase ZNRF1 isoform X1, which produces MGAKLSTTNEGSQSPRTRAFSTSSSTEVVATPGFRFMRSLGMENDRQRARSLSSVPDLHGSSAHDSHHHSENGGTNLGTEVSVGGSPGADTDSSAGEEGAHGGGLIGHAAAAALTRVYAAHSLPGHIWSLNGIKCPVCSKFVVPDDIECHLLMCLTKPRLSYNEDVLTDDKGECVICLEELSQGDIIARLPCLCIYHKSCIDQWFEVNRSCPEHPGD; this is translated from the exons ATGGGGGCAAAATTAAGTACTACAAATGAGGGTTCGCAGAGCCCTAGGACCAGAGCCTTTTCTACTAGCAGTAGCACCGAAGTTGTTGCCACACCTGGATTCAGGTTTATGAGGTCTTTAGGCATGGAAAATGACAGACAAAGAGCCAG ATCCTTATCTAGTGTTCCTGACCTTCATGGTAGTTCAGCCCATGACTCTCACCATCACTCTGAGAATGGGGGTACCAACTTGGGCACAGAGGTGTCTGTAGGCGGTAGTCCAGGAGCTGATACAGACAGCAGTGCAGGTGAAGAGGGAGCCCATGGTGGAGGGTTAATTGGGCATGCTGCTGCTGCCGCCTTGACTAGAGTTTATGCTGCTCATTCTTTGCCTGGCCATATATGGAGTCTAAATG gtaTCAAATGTCCCGTGTGCAGTAAATTCGTGGTTCCCGACGATATAGAATGCCACCTGTTGATGTGCTTGACGAAACCCCGCCTTTCATACAACG AAGATGTGTTAACAGACGACAAAGGGGAATGCGTTATTTGCCTGGAGGAACTAAGTCAAGGAGACATTATTGCCAGGTTGCCTTGCCTTTGTATATATCATAAaag TTGTATAGACCAATGGTTTGAAGTGAACCGCTCTTGTCCCGAACATCCAGGGGATTAG
- the LOC126739331 gene encoding probable arginine--tRNA ligase, mitochondrial: MATKLKLYVGRKIIDSLDKGMKFSPTRLQNLIHVGTPQEKSRVELNLPLSVLETHLGITNVNHILKIQPDDIIRNVHLVRDRANRKISFEIDRKIFVKDVMENCFFPDLNFKPRNIVVEYSSPNVAKPFHYGHLRSTIIGNFISNLNMFIKNKVTRLNYLGDWGTQFGFIKVGIDSLNYTMDSLKSDPMKLLYQSYVHANKLAEKDPNIIEKAKAEFLKLEQESPEDIAKWKQILDLTKNELTQSYSRLGVTFDEYNSESMYSSSDIQNVLDVMRKKNIMKKLKDGREVAEVDNDRTVSIIKSDGTTLYLTRDIAAAIDRFQRFKFDKMYYVVENGQNDHFNALKSIINKMDFPWSDRITHIKFGRVQGLSTRKGTAIFLNDILDECKELVIKRQIESPTTKVPITDETTSDILGVSCVIVNDLKQRRQKDYNFDLDKILQVKGDTGVKLQYTHCRLHSLEENCGAIPAKTCQPDILIEEEVIILLKELAKFQDILHIANEQLEACIMVTYLFHLCNHINRALKTLQIKGADPNVASQRLLLFNTAREVLKNGMMILGLKPLTKM, from the exons atggcaacaaaactaaaactttaTGTGGGCCGCAAG ATAATAGATTCATTGGACAAGGGAATGAAATTCTCTCCAACCCGGCTACAAAACCTAATACATGTAGGAACCCCTCAAGAAAAGAGTAGAGTTGAACTCAATTTACCATTAAGTGTTTTAGAGACCCATTTGGGAATAACAAATGtaaatcacattttaaaaattcagccTGATGATATCATTCGTAATGTTCACTTAGTTCGTGACAGggcaaatagaaaaatatcttttgaaatagatcgtaaaatttttgttaaagatGTTATGGAAAATTGTTTCTTTCCTGACCTAAATTTTAAACCAAGAAATATTGTTGTGGAGTATAGTTCCCCAAATGTGGCCAAACCTTTTCATTATGGCCACTTAAGGTCAACAATTATAGGTAACTTTATCAGCAAcctaaatatgtttataaaaaataaagttaccaGGCTAAATTATTTGGGAGATTGGGGCACACAGTTTGGTTTTATAAAAGTGGGAATTGATAGTTTAAATTACACCATGGATTCATTAAAGTCTGATCCCATGAAACTTTTGTACCAATCTTATGTTCATGCAAACAAACTGGCAGAAAAAGATCCAAATATTATCGAAAAAGccaaagcagaatttttaaaattggaacAGGAATCACCAGAAGATATTGCAAAATGGAAACAGATATTAGACTTAACAAAAAATGAGTTGACACAGTCATATAGCAGACTAGGAGTAACATTTGATGAATACAACTCTGAATCTATGTATAGTTCAAGTGATATTCAGAATGTCTTAGATGTTATgagaaaaaagaatataatgaaaaaattaaaggatgGCAGAGAg GTGGCAGAGGTAGACAATGACAGAACAGTATCAATTATAAAAAGTGATGGCACAACTTTATATCTCACAAGAGACATAGCAGCAGCTATAGATCGGTTTCAAAGattcaaatttgataaaatgtaCTATGTAGTTGAAAATGGCCAAAATGACCATTTTAATgctttaaaaagtattataaataaaatggacTTTCCTTGGTCAGATAGGATAACACACATAAAATTTGGAAGGGTGCAAGGATTAAGTACTAGGAAAGGAACAGCCATTtttcttaatgatattttagaTGAATGCAAGGAACTAGTAATTAAAAGGCAAATTGAGTCTCCTA CAACTAAAGTTCCGATAACTGATGAAACCACATCAGATATTTTGGGTGTAAGTTGTGTAATTGTCAATGACCTTAAGCAGAGAAGACAAAAAGACTACAATTTTGATTTGGACAAAATTTTACAG GTAAAAGGTGATACTGGAGTCAAACTACAGTATACCCACTGTAGACTTCATAGCTTAGAAGAAAATTGCGGAGCTATTCCTGCAAAAACCTGCCAGCCAGATATTTTGATAGAGGAGGAGgttataattttacttaaagaATTGGCTAAGTTTCAGGATATTTTACATATTGCTAATGAACAGCTTGAGGCCTGTATAATGGTGACATATTTGTTCCACTTATG taaTCACATAAATAGAGCATTAAAAACTCTACAAATAAAAGGGGCAGATCCAAATGTGGCCTCTCAAAGATTGTTACTGTTTAACACTGCCAGAGAGGTTCTGAAGAACGGAATGATGATTTTAGGACTGAAACCACTTACCAAAATGTGA